In the genome of Microscilla marina ATCC 23134, the window ACTGGCAATTGAGAGTGCAGGCACGAATGCTAAACCTGATAGATGGAAATCCACCCCACGGGATGAACGCCCAAGATGAAGCCGTAGAGTTGGTGATAGAATATCCAGGCAAACAAAACCAAGGAGATGCTATCATGAAGTTTTTTCTGGGTTTTTTCATGTTCATTCCCCATTATTTTGTGTTAATTTTCAGGATAATTGTATTGTACTTCTATTCTTTATTGGCATTTTTTACCATACTTATCTCAGCTGAGTACCCAGAAGGTGGTCACAAGTATGCTGTAGATACACTAAGGTATGTGATGCGAATTAACTTGTATTTTGGTTTTATGAACGATCGTTATCCTCCTTTTTCAGGAGCTCCTGATGAAGAGCTAGGCTTAGAAAGACGTTAATAAAAAACATATATAATGCATAGCATAGGGTTGTTACCGTTGAACGAGTAACAACCCTTTTTTATGATGCCCTGCCTGATACTGTTTGACTGCTTTTGTTCTTTGATGAGCGTATGCTTCACGAAATACTGATAAAGCCGACTTTCCGCACGTATGTTCGGGAAAACAAATAATTGATGTAATCGCTTGATTGCAAAAGCATTATTTTTTTATGTCGACCAAAAGTTTTACTTTTTGGTATGCAATCATTTCCCATAAGTAAAAACCTTGACCACTTAGGGTTGGTAAGTGGCATGTGTGATCGTTTAAACTTGAGCTCTAAAATAGATGAGCTTTTACCTAACACCAATGGGCTTCATCAAGTAAGCACAGGTACTTGCGTCAAAGCCTTGATTTTAAATGGTTTAGGTTTTGCCGAGCGTCGCTTATACCTGAGTCCTCATTTTTTTTCTGATAAGCCTGTTGCTCACTTATTAGGAGAAAATCTAAGCGCAGAAATGTTCAATGATGATCGTCTTGGTCGTTGCTTGGATGATTTGTATGCCTTTGGTGTAAGTGAGTTATTCAGCCATTTGGCTGCACAGAGTTATGAAATACTGGGTTTGTCAGAAGAAGTAGACTCAGAGTTTCGCCACTTGGATGCGACCAGTTTTGGGTTGGAAGGGCAATATAATAGTGAACTTAACGAAGCAGAGGTTTCTTGCCTTCACATCACCCAAGGTTACAGCCGGGATCACCGCCCTGACCTAAATCAGGTAATGCTTAACTTGGTAGTAGAAAACTCCTCAGGCATACCTTTGCTTATGGAAGGTTTGCATGGCAATACAAGTGACCAAACAAGCTTTGGTCAAACCATTGATGATTATGTAGAACGTTTGCAGAATAATGGTCAGCCTATATGTTGGGTGGCAGATAGTGCCTTATACACTGAGGAAACCATCGGTAAAATCTCAGGTCGGCATTATTGGATCACCCGTGTTCCTTCCAAGCTTACTGCTGTTCAAGAATTACTCCTACAGGTACAGCCAGAGCATATGCAATTCTTCACAGAAGAAAAATTGAAAAACTACCGCTACCAGAAAGTATGCAACAGCTATGGAGGTGTAAGACAAGAATGGATGGTTGTCTTTTCTGAGGCAGGTTATAAGCGGGATGTTCATAGTTTGAAAAAACGTTACCTAAAAAAAAGCAGTGAAGAGCACCAAGACTTTATCAAGCTTTGCAAAAAGGTTTTTAGCTGTAAACAGGATGCAGAAAAAGCCTGGGAACAATTTTCAAAAAAGTGCCAGTACTTGTCAATAGAAGACCTGAATTTTCAACAAGTCAAGGGGTTTAAAAAACCAGGTAAACCTCCCAAAGGAGCTCAAAAACAGACCATAGGGTATCGTATTACAGGGTGTCCACTAACCAAACTCACACACTATGAACAACTAAGACAAAAACAGGGCAAGTTTGTGATTGCTTCCAATGATACAGCACAAAGGTGGGGGAATGGACATAAACTACTGGCTTACAAAGGACAATCTAATGTCGAGAAAGGTTTTAGGTTTTTGAAAGATAAAGCTTTCCTTGCTGATAGCTTCTTTGTAAAAAAGCCAGAGAGACTTGAAGCTATACTCATGATTATGGCATTGTCGCTGATGGTGTATGCAGCTTTGGAGAGAGAATTAAGAAAAAACCTGCAGCAGGAAAAGGAGTTTGTCCTGGATCAAACTAAAAAAGAAACTCAAAAACCCACAATGAAATGGATTTTCGAGTTTTTTAGAGGCATTCACTGCTTGTGGGTTAATCAAGAACAACCTATGCTCATTCTTAATATGAATGAGATGCATACAAAGGTCATTAGGTTACTGGGGCAAGAAGTTAGGAAATACTATCTCCTTGAATAAACGCCTCATAAACAGTGGTTTAATAAATTACTCGGTTTTAGCTACACAGGTGCGGAAAGTCGGATAAAGGTGTATAGCGACACTTTGTGGTTAGACACACATAACTTATTAAGCGGGTGTTATATCCGAAAACCAATTAACAAAATATCGTCACGTTGTACAGTGCCAAACATGTGGTCGTTCAGTGCCCGTTCCAGACTTTCTTTTTGCTTGGTCAAAGGTTGGTTGGTGATGCTTTTGAGCATTTCTTTGAACCGTTGTTTACCATATTTTTTTCGCTCAGCATTATTTTGGTCAGAAAACCCATCCGTACTTAGGTAAATCAAACTACCGTTTTCTAAAGTAACTTCGTGGTTGCTAAAATGAAATTTGTATTTATGCACCCCTCCAATCGAGTGCCTGTTGCCACTTACCTCCTGAATGCTTTTAGTACCAGCGGGTACATATAGCAATGGACGTTTGGCGCCAGAAAAAGTAGCCCTGGTTTGTTGTTCATTGATACGTTCCATCATCAGAAAAGCCACATCCATTCCATAGTCCCCTGAGTTATCATTGCCTTCCAGTACGTTCATTACCGAAGCATGGCAGCGATTCAGTATTTCGGCAGGGTTGTTCAAACGATCTACAATCACGAGTTTATCCAGAATCATATAGCCAATCATAGACATAAAAGCTCCTGGCACCCCATGTCCGGTACAGTCTACTATTGCCAAAAAGACCTTGTTGTCACGTTGGTGCAGCCAATAAAAGTCTCCAGATACAATATCTTTGGGGCGATATAGCACAAAAAAGTTTTTGAGGTGTTTTGCCATTCTTTCCCGAAAGGGCAAAATAGCTTTTTGAATCACTTGAGCAGCTTGTATACTATCTGCTACTTCTTTGTTTTTACGCTCTAGTTCCGTATTCTTACTTTCAATAAAGTTTTGCTGGCTTAAAATTTCCTCCTGTTGTAATTGAAGTTCTTCATTCTTGCCAATGAGTTCTTGTTTTTGGTGTAGAATCTCCTCATTTTTTTTCTGTAAAAGTCGATTGGTTTTTTGCTGGAGTTGATAACGATTGAAAATAAAGAAAGCAATGAGCAAAATGGCAAGTACAATAACTATAGAAACATTACGGAGCAGCGTTTGGCGTTCTATTTCCAATTGCTTTTTGGCTATTTCCAGCTCGCTGATTTCTTTTTCTTTGGTAAAAAGCAATAAATTTTGCTGGTTTTGATTGTGAGAACTTGACAGTTTCCAGATCAGTTCTTTTACATCGTGACCAAAATACTTCTTGATGAGTTCATTGATCCAGGGCTTGAATTCTGCCGAGTTAAAAAAAGCATCAATAGGTTCTTTCCAGCCACTTTTTTTAGGAAGCACAATAGCTCGTCCTGCTTTGTTAACCTGAAACAGGTTTTGTCGCTTTATTTTCAGGCCTTTTTTTAATGTCATCAAATATTCAGCAAGTTGTATATAAGCAATATGGTTGGTATGGGTAGCTACAGCAGCTGTTAGATCGTCAAAGTGTTTCACTTTTTTATAACGAAGGCTGGGCAGGTAGGTAGCTATACGTTGAAGGTTTGCAGTACCAGTACTGCGGGGTACAACGGCGGCAGTAACCCCCTTAAAACTAGTTGCTACTTCGTTGCTATCCTGAAGTATAGGCAGGTTTGCGCTGGATATGAGCACCTCTATATCGGGCATGTATACCGGGCTAAAAACGACTTCTTCTTTTCGTTCTTCGGTAACCGAAAAAGTAGACGCAGCAAATTCGCCAGGGTAGCCTCCCTTCATCAGTTGGTATACTTTACCAAAACTTTCCTGTTCCTGAAAAGTAGGGATAACCTCAATGTTGTATTTTTTCTTTACAAACTTGACAAAACCACGTATAATGTCCGCCTCAAGTCCTTTTACCTCATTATCTTCTTTATAGATAAAAGGCGTGATATTGATATGATAAATCTTTATTTCAGCCTTTTGGGTTATTTTGGCTTCTTGCCATGAAGTTTGTGCCTGAGCAATGTCTACACCGCAAATAAGCAAGGCAATGCATAGTATCCATTTGACCATAGCATATAGTATTTATTAATAAGTTTTGAATCAAAAAATTAGGTCTGTAAAATTACTTAAGTAAAGCGTAAAAAATCAAGCGTTCCAAGAGAAGGTAATATCTGTTTGTTCCGCCTTACAGAATTTCTGATTGGACAGTAAAAAAAATGCTCATTTTTAGCGTAAATTGCTTTATTATTCCACTCAATCTTATCTTCAATACTTGATCAAGTATTGGGACGCATGCTTTATGCATGAACGCTATCCAAAGAAAGAACGTCTACTTTTTTAAATAAGCCACAATGCCCTTATAATAAGCCTTTGCTACCTCTACTACCCGCGTAGGTATTTTCTTGCCTTTCAATTCATAATCTTTGTTACTTAATGCACGTATTTCTTGTTTATTATCCTGATACAGAGGCTCAATAAAACACAAGGTGCCATATACTTTGCGTGCCATCGACAGGTTGCGGGCATACACACCAGTAGCCTTAGTGCCCATACAAGCCCTGTTGATAAAAGGTTGGTTATTTTGCTTGGGCAAAATAGGTACATTGAGTTGGGTAACTATCTGTTGCAATATTGTTTTAGAAAAACTTACCGATGACTCAATATCTTTAGTGAGCAACAGTCGCAAAAAATTGAAACGGTGTTCGGTAGCACTTAGCTCGTTTTTCATAAAACTACCCGCCACAAACGCCATGCAATTATTATGAGGAGTGGGTTTGTTCCACGGTGCATTGGCGCCATCTACATTATAATGAACAATCATAGTGAGGTGAGGCTTGAAGTTGTTGATTTTTTCAACGCGGGCGTTAAAATCAGCCTTACGAAATTTTTTGAAAAACACTGACCATTTTTGACTCCTTTTTACTTTGATTCCTTTTTTGGCTTGTTGTTGCCTATAGTTTTCAAAAACTTGTTGATAGGTAGAATCCAGCGCCATCAAATCAAAGCGTTTGCGGGTAAGTATTACCCGTGCCCCCTTTTGCTCCAGCAGGTTGGCGAGTACACGGCAGGTATACCAGGCTAGTTCCGACTCAAAAAAACTCAGGCGTTTACCACTGGCAAGGGTCAAGTCTATAAACTTCCTTTCTTTTTTGGCCATAGCCAGGTTACCTGCAATATGTCCGGGGTCAAGCGCCACCCTAAGCCCTTTGAGCGGGTGAGCAGGGTCTCCGTTGATTATAAACTTAGCTGGTCTCATCAAGCCAGCAGTTAATTGAGGAAGTCTCTTTTGCTTATAATACTTGAATGCTTCTGATGGGCGAGCAGCAGCTCTTTCTTGAAAAGCCCTTAAGTGTTGCCAAGGCAAATAGTACTCTACTTCTTTTTTATGCCCTTTTTCAGGGGTTGTATATAACACAATGCCACTATCGCTTATGCTAAATGCTTGCTTCACCTGTTTGTCTTTAATTAAATATTTAGTGGCTCTTTTGGTGTAGTAATGTTTCAGGTATTTGTACGATTTGTTTTCGGGTTGCCCCTTACAACTAAAATGGCTACATAAAATGACCAATACCAGTAACCTTTTGCCAAGTATCAAGTGTATAATGGTAAATGGATTCAAGGGGTTAAAAAGAGTTGTTTGCATTGATAATCGGGTTTTTGGGCGAAAACACAGTTTTTTCACTCCATTTTACTCATAAAAAACCGTTTACAACAATAAGTACACGAATAAAAATACTGATAGAGAAACTTAAATTACAGGCAAGAAAAAAAATAATAAGCTAACTGATTGAATTTGAGGGATAAAACAAAAAAAACTTATTTTTTTTTGAAGGGAGTGCAACCAAATGCGTGTAAGTTTCATCTACATAATAAACAACAACGAAAAAAAAGTGTATTGGAAAATTAATATTTTTTTAAGACATACTTTAAGACTGCTAACTCAATGTTAAAAACGTTAAAGGATGCAACCAACTACATTTTTTTTGAGTCTTTTAAGTAAACAACAATACCATATAAACAAAAAAAAGTAGTAGACACTGTAATATTTTCATTATACAATCTACTAATAGTTATAAACAAGTTCACCAAAATTACTTACAATATTTTTCAACACTATAACTAAATAAAAATAGCCATGGAAAAGACCATCAAAAATCTGACAAACGCTTTTATGACAGTATTTGCTGTAGCTGTAAAGAAAAGCACAAGACAAGGACACGTGTTTTGGGTAATAGAGCCCAACCTTGAGGATGTAGACTATACCATCATTAAGTTTTATGACTCTAAAAACAACTTACTGCACGAAGATCGTCTTGAAAACACGCACCCCGATGTAATTGACGAAGCGACGATCCGTCACTTAAACAAAACCACTAAAAAACTATTGGGACGTGCCTCTTAAAACGCAGATGTTCACTTGCGTACTGAAATTGCTTCAGGTATCTAAATTACCCGTTATTTTTTAATACTATCCCTGTTTATTCCTTTCTTTTTGTTCCTGAATCGGCTTGGGTTGCATAGTTCCACTTGTACACCCACCTCCACGAGCATTTACTTCTCTGTGTTTTCTGATATCATTGTTTTGAATTGATTGATCTACCCCCTACTTTCGGTATTCTGTTGTTTACTCACTTCATTGTTATATGCCGGGTATCCTCTTTTTTAGTATTCATTGTATATTCATTACACTATTGGTAGTAGTGTGGAAACGAAACAACCAACAAGCCCCTTTACGTGCCTGGATTGTACCAGGAGTGTGTCTCAAAATATTGGCTGGCATTGCCGTTGGGTTATTTTTTCAACGTTATTATGGCTATGGTGGCGACTCGTGGAACATACACTATAGTGCTACAGAGCTAAGTCGGGTGGCGTGGCAAAACCCCTTATCATACCTTCGTTTGTTGCTGTTCAATGAGTATTACCATATTCCGCACTTGTCTTACCCCAATATGTGGGAGCAACCCCGCTACCTTTTTGTTGTCAAGCTCGTCAGTGTGTTGCACTTGCTCACAGGTACCAGCTATTGGCTTACCTCTTTTTATTTATCTTTATTTTCATTTTGGGGGTTGTGGCAACTTGCCAATACTTTGACCAAACAATTTCCAACTACTCGTTGGGCAGCAATTGCCGCGTTTTTATTGTTTCCTTCAGTGGTGTTCTGGAGCAGTGGGTTACAAAAAGAAAGCCTTGCCATTGGTGTGATAGGTTGGATGGTACATCAGTTTTTGCAAGCTTTTTTACCTTCTACCAAGCAATCTTATGCATTTTGGCTCAAAAGTA includes:
- a CDS encoding DUF4389 domain-containing protein, with protein sequence WQLRVQARMLNLIDGNPPHGMNAQDEAVELVIEYPGKQNQGDAIMKFFLGFFMFIPHYFVLIFRIIVLYFYSLLAFFTILISAEYPEGGHKYAVDTLRYVMRINLYFGFMNDRYPPFSGAPDEELGLERR
- a CDS encoding IS1634 family transposase, which encodes MQSFPISKNLDHLGLVSGMCDRLNLSSKIDELLPNTNGLHQVSTGTCVKALILNGLGFAERRLYLSPHFFSDKPVAHLLGENLSAEMFNDDRLGRCLDDLYAFGVSELFSHLAAQSYEILGLSEEVDSEFRHLDATSFGLEGQYNSELNEAEVSCLHITQGYSRDHRPDLNQVMLNLVVENSSGIPLLMEGLHGNTSDQTSFGQTIDDYVERLQNNGQPICWVADSALYTEETIGKISGRHYWITRVPSKLTAVQELLLQVQPEHMQFFTEEKLKNYRYQKVCNSYGGVRQEWMVVFSEAGYKRDVHSLKKRYLKKSSEEHQDFIKLCKKVFSCKQDAEKAWEQFSKKCQYLSIEDLNFQQVKGFKKPGKPPKGAQKQTIGYRITGCPLTKLTHYEQLRQKQGKFVIASNDTAQRWGNGHKLLAYKGQSNVEKGFRFLKDKAFLADSFFVKKPERLEAILMIMALSLMVYAALERELRKNLQQEKEFVLDQTKKETQKPTMKWIFEFFRGIHCLWVNQEQPMLILNMNEMHTKVIRLLGQEVRKYYLLE
- a CDS encoding SpoIIE family protein phosphatase, with the protein product MVKWILCIALLICGVDIAQAQTSWQEAKITQKAEIKIYHINITPFIYKEDNEVKGLEADIIRGFVKFVKKKYNIEVIPTFQEQESFGKVYQLMKGGYPGEFAASTFSVTEERKEEVVFSPVYMPDIEVLISSANLPILQDSNEVATSFKGVTAAVVPRSTGTANLQRIATYLPSLRYKKVKHFDDLTAAVATHTNHIAYIQLAEYLMTLKKGLKIKRQNLFQVNKAGRAIVLPKKSGWKEPIDAFFNSAEFKPWINELIKKYFGHDVKELIWKLSSSHNQNQQNLLLFTKEKEISELEIAKKQLEIERQTLLRNVSIVIVLAILLIAFFIFNRYQLQQKTNRLLQKKNEEILHQKQELIGKNEELQLQQEEILSQQNFIESKNTELERKNKEVADSIQAAQVIQKAILPFRERMAKHLKNFFVLYRPKDIVSGDFYWLHQRDNKVFLAIVDCTGHGVPGAFMSMIGYMILDKLVIVDRLNNPAEILNRCHASVMNVLEGNDNSGDYGMDVAFLMMERINEQQTRATFSGAKRPLLYVPAGTKSIQEVSGNRHSIGGVHKYKFHFSNHEVTLENGSLIYLSTDGFSDQNNAERKKYGKQRFKEMLKSITNQPLTKQKESLERALNDHMFGTVQRDDILLIGFRI
- a CDS encoding N-acetylmuramoyl-L-alanine amidase, whose translation is MQTTLFNPLNPFTIIHLILGKRLLVLVILCSHFSCKGQPENKSYKYLKHYYTKRATKYLIKDKQVKQAFSISDSGIVLYTTPEKGHKKEVEYYLPWQHLRAFQERAAARPSEAFKYYKQKRLPQLTAGLMRPAKFIINGDPAHPLKGLRVALDPGHIAGNLAMAKKERKFIDLTLASGKRLSFFESELAWYTCRVLANLLEQKGARVILTRKRFDLMALDSTYQQVFENYRQQQAKKGIKVKRSQKWSVFFKKFRKADFNARVEKINNFKPHLTMIVHYNVDGANAPWNKPTPHNNCMAFVAGSFMKNELSATEHRFNFLRLLLTKDIESSVSFSKTILQQIVTQLNVPILPKQNNQPFINRACMGTKATGVYARNLSMARKVYGTLCFIEPLYQDNKQEIRALSNKDYELKGKKIPTRVVEVAKAYYKGIVAYLKK